The sequence AAGCGCTAAGTTACTGGCCGTTTGATAGAGATACGCTTTAGGGTTGTCCATGCGTTTGAGCTGCTCAGCGCTTAAGATGTTAATAAACGCATCTTGCACTATGTCTTCGGCATCACTTTCAGACGTTCTAAATTTATAGACCATTAGCCGAAGTAAATCCTCTCGGCTTTTTTCGAATAACAGTTTAAGTTGTTGTATTTTATTCATCTAAAAATCAACACTCACACTCAGCACTGCGGTACGCCCTGCCGAAGTATTTTCTCGAACACCAAAAACAGTCGCGGTGTTATACCGTTGATCGAGTACATTTTTGACTGTTAATGTTACGTGAGCGGTTTCTCCGGCTAACGGAAGGTGGAGCCCTGCCCCAAGATCGATTGTGGTGTAAGCACCATAAAGCCAATTATTTTCGTTTTCGGCAAAGCGCTCACTCACATATTTAAAACCACCGTTAAACGTTAAGTTTTCGTTAAGCGCATAAAAACCAAATAGGCTCGCGGTTTGTTCGGCCGCCAATGCAGGTACAAGCCCTGTATTTTCACCACTGGTAATTTCAGGCAGCATAAAGGACCCTGCCGCAATAACGTTAATATCGTCACTCGCTTGTAGCGATATATCCATGTCGATTCCTTGTACCCGCTGGCTGTAGGCTTGTTGAATGGTACGCACACCTTCAATGCGTTTTGTTTCAACAATATTTTCCTTTTCAATAGCGTAAACGGCCACGCCTGCAACCATTCGCCCTTCGAGCAATAGCGCTTTAAAGCCAGCCTCCACCTGTTGTGAAAACTCTGGATCAGCGGGTTGGTTACCGCTTGCATCCACAACACGGTTAACACGAAACCCTTCGTTGTAATTACTGAACAGTGAATAACGCTCACTGATTCGATACACCAAACCTAATTGCGTAGACCACTGCCAATACTTAGGCTGCGTGGCAGTTTGACCATCGACCGCGACTTCTTCAGCCGTTAACAGCGAATAGCGCAGCCCCATTGACGCAACCCAATAGTCATTCAGTTCAATTGAATCTTGCGCATATAATCCCAACTCTTGAGTGTGCAGCTCTTGATGGTAATCGGCATAGGCATGATTAGCGGTGTTAGCCGAAAGCGTTAATGCAGCGATAACATCATCCAGCGCCTGCACCGTTTGCGCTTCTGTCCATGTTTGACCCGGCAATAAATCTCGCTCTTCAATAATGTACCGCTGCTCCACCTGTTGGCTTCGCCAATCTGCTCCAAAGGAAAGATGGTGCGTTGTTGACTGCCACGGTAATGTACCTTGCAACCCCAAACCGCCACTGGTAATGGTGCTTTGTGATTCTTCATCATAAAGCCCCCTTACACGCCCCAAGCTAAACCGCCAATCAGGAGCATCCCAGCGCAGTACAATAGGTACTGCCAATTGGCCGCCTAAAAAGAACAGGGTAAAGTCGTCACCGAGTTCATCCAGGTTCACCAGTAAATCGTTGTTTAACAACGTATCAGTCGTTGTTCGTATGCCATAGCGGTATTCTTGCTGAACATTAAAACGTGCGTGGCCTCGCCATTCAGAGGAGAAGTAATGGCTTACTTCGGCAGAAAACAGATTGGAGTGCGATGTAAAATCCTCTTCTGACTGCCCCGCAACTTGGCTTAGCGTTGTACCTTGCCTCGAATCGTCGTAATCATTGAGCACGTCAAAATCACGGTCTAACACTTGCGATGATTGCTGGTATTCAAACCCAACATCCACCCGTGTATTGCCACTGGGTTGCCAGCTGAGCGAAGGCGCAAGCAGGTGCTGGTACAAATTGCTCAGTTCGCCAGACAAATCCTGCTTTTCGGTTGCCGCCACGAACCGGTATTGAATGTTATCAGCGGAGGTTAAACGACCATTGGTATCCAACTCGAATAAACCTCGGCCATTATCCCCCCCACCCATGCGCAGATGCGTAAAAGTATCGTGCATAGGTTTTTTTCGAACAACGTTAATCACACCGCCGGGTTCGCCCTGACCGTACCGCAGCGTAGCGGGGCCTTTCACAACTTCGGCTTGCTGGATATTGACGGGCATTAAACGCACACCGGTGCGGCCGTCAAGCCGAAATCCATCGACATAAATACCTTGCCGTGCATAGCCGCGAATGCGTGCATCGTCATTAGTGTCCGACAAACCATCGCCAGGCAATACGCCACTAGCGTACTTCAAAATATCGTCGAGACTGGTCGCTTGAATATCTTCGATCAAGGTTTGAGGGAGCACGTTGAAGAATCGGGATGAGTCAAAATAAGCCACGCCAGCGTGCAATTGTGTATTGGTGACCGTGTTATACCTAAACGGGTAGCGGCTGCCCGTAACGAGGAGTTCATCTATTATCGCTTGTTCGCTGTCAGTGCTCCGCGTGGTTTCTCCCGCTTCCGGCGTAGGAGGTTTAGCGGTAATCACGTAGGCGTCGCTCGTGGCGACATAAACAAACTCTAAGGCCGTGGAAGAGAGTAACAACCTTAGCGCCGTATCTGTTGGCAAAGGGCCTAGTACGGGTGTTGTACGATAGCCTTTGAGTAAATGCTGATCGGCAACGATAGTACTGCTCGATTGAATTGCAAACTCCACTAGGCCTGCCTGCAACGATTGTGCAGGCAAATCGAAAGCCCGAAGTGACGCGACAATATTGGGCGTACCGCGAGTATCCGCGAAGACGGGTTTTACACAGCCAACCGTACTCCCTACCCCCATCGCAATAATTAATACGGCTGTAGCCAACGAGTGGCAATGACATTTATTCATATTGTTATCGGTCAAAAAAGCGTAATGGCAGTCATTATGGCGCTGAAGTAAGCAGAATAAAAGCGGGCACAAAGTATGAGCTTACGCACTCCCCCACGACCCCAATAGGCGCCGTGCACGTTGCGACCACTGGTCTATCACATCTGTTTTTACCTACCTTTCAAACACTATAAAAACAAAACCTCGCGTACACGCACAATAAATCAATCAACATTGCCGTTATAATAGTATTTATAGAATTACCAACCGACCTCTTTTGCGAAACGCACTATACCCAACCAAACGTCAACCTATACTTTAGTCTATAGCGCCCGCCGCTCAAGGGCTGCAGCCCTTTTCTCCGCCGTCACCAAACACGCTATTAGCTCCCTTTCATCTTTCAATAACCCGAAAAAAACCGGCCACCCAAAGTGTAACCGGTTACCTTGTTGGTGTGTTTTTGTGACGCAGATCACACTTTTAAACCTAAGAGACACTTATCCAGATTAAATGTATACATGTATCCTTAAAAGGGTCGACTGTCGAAAATAGCGCCATATAATCAAATAGTCATATTGACAACATAGATAGCGATACGTCTATTTTTCTACATAAAAATAACGGAGAAACGCCTAATGACAATGGCAAAAACCGTGGTTTCCAAACGAAAGCCACTTTTATCGACACTTTTCACAGGGCTATTGGCCACACTAGCCATTAACGCTTCAGCGCAAACAACTAACGACTTTGAACTGCGCATGTCCGGTGTTTCCGGCAGCGAGTCTGTAAGTTTGACCGTTGGCGGTGTTACCGTGGACACATGGAACCCATCCACTAACATGCAGTCTTTTTCTGCAAGCACGACTCTGGGCGGTGAAGTTCGTGTTGAATTCACTAACGACAACGACGGCAATTACGATGTGCAGGTTGATTACTTGGTAATTAACGGTTCTACCTTGCAAGCCGAAGATCAAGCTGAAAATACTGCAGCATGGGATAATACCTGTGGCGGTGGTGGTTACAGCGAAATGATGCACTGTAACGGTCATATTGCATTTGGTAACGTAGATGCAGTCACAGGTGGCAACCCCACCCCGACGCCTACACCAGCGCCAACCGCTACACCAACCCCAGTACCCACGGCGACCCCGACTCCGGTACCGACAGCAACACCTACTCCAGTACCAACGGCTACCCCTACACCGGTACCGACTGCGACACCCACACCAGCACC is a genomic window of Teredinibacter purpureus containing:
- a CDS encoding TonB-dependent siderophore receptor, encoding MNKCHCHSLATAVLIIAMGVGSTVGCVKPVFADTRGTPNIVASLRAFDLPAQSLQAGLVEFAIQSSSTIVADQHLLKGYRTTPVLGPLPTDTALRLLLSSTALEFVYVATSDAYVITAKPPTPEAGETTRSTDSEQAIIDELLVTGSRYPFRYNTVTNTQLHAGVAYFDSSRFFNVLPQTLIEDIQATSLDDILKYASGVLPGDGLSDTNDDARIRGYARQGIYVDGFRLDGRTGVRLMPVNIQQAEVVKGPATLRYGQGEPGGVINVVRKKPMHDTFTHLRMGGGDNGRGLFELDTNGRLTSADNIQYRFVAATEKQDLSGELSNLYQHLLAPSLSWQPSGNTRVDVGFEYQQSSQVLDRDFDVLNDYDDSRQGTTLSQVAGQSEEDFTSHSNLFSAEVSHYFSSEWRGHARFNVQQEYRYGIRTTTDTLLNNDLLVNLDELGDDFTLFFLGGQLAVPIVLRWDAPDWRFSLGRVRGLYDEESQSTITSGGLGLQGTLPWQSTTHHLSFGADWRSQQVEQRYIIEERDLLPGQTWTEAQTVQALDDVIAALTLSANTANHAYADYHQELHTQELGLYAQDSIELNDYWVASMGLRYSLLTAEEVAVDGQTATQPKYWQWSTQLGLVYRISERYSLFSNYNEGFRVNRVVDASGNQPADPEFSQQVEAGFKALLLEGRMVAGVAVYAIEKENIVETKRIEGVRTIQQAYSQRVQGIDMDISLQASDDINVIAAGSFMLPEITSGENTGLVPALAAEQTASLFGFYALNENLTFNGGFKYVSERFAENENNWLYGAYTTIDLGAGLHLPLAGETAHVTLTVKNVLDQRYNTATVFGVRENTSAGRTAVLSVSVDF